Proteins from one Fragaria vesca subsp. vesca linkage group LG6, FraVesHawaii_1.0, whole genome shotgun sequence genomic window:
- the LOC101291443 gene encoding uncharacterized protein LOC101291443, translated as MALRRYLGFSDGELMRSDCKPCSRLMRQTAGIFTVGGAFGFWILCRLHYGPRITVPRALRWGACGALSVSSSTALLVRLLSPECEPQNIETYDKGK; from the exons ATGGCATTGAGGCGCTACTTGGGGTTTTCAGATGGTGAGCTGATGAGGTCAGATTGCAAACCGTGTTCCAGATTGATGAGACAGACTGCCGGGATTTTCACAGTTGGAGGGGCATTTGGATTCTGGATTCTTTGTAGATTGCATTATG GTCCCAGAATTACAGTCCCTAGAGCTCTTCGGTGGGGAGCTTGTGGAGCTTTATCTGTGAGCTCGTCCACTGCTTTGTTAGTTCGCTTGCTTAGTCCAGAATGCGAGCCCCAAAACATAGAAACTTACGACAAGGGAAAGTAG